GCTTGCAACATATAGTGAATTAAATTAGGGGTGTAACGATTCACAGCAATATTATCTTGATCTAAAGCTAATCCCACAAGTTTTTCGTACATAGAATCAGGACAGAATGGTCCCGTAAACACTTGAAACCGATGAGGTATTTGAGGAGCTAATAAAGGCGCAGTTTTAAGAATAGATTCCAATAATTCATGACCAAATCGCCCACCACCCACACTCACCAAAATCAAAGGTTGCTCAAGCAATCGTCTAGGTGCTACCGAAGGAATCGGTTGAACAACATAGCCAGTATAGTATACGGGACAAGTAAGCTGATCCAGAGCAGAAAAACTGATATCCAAAGGAATAAAATTAGGATCGCCGTGAATTAATAACAAATCAAAATACCTATTGATTAACTGGCAGACTTTTTGTTCATGGCGACTTTGATCCTGTTTAGTCACCACAATATCTCTTACACTTGATACTATTTTAGACCCCAAGGATTTAGCTTTCTCAATTAAAGGAATTATTTCAAAACTAAAACGTCTTCTTCCGAAAGGAAATAGCTCAATGATTAAAATATCAGGCTGAAAGCTACTACAAACATTTAAAATCAGTTCTTTTCTTATTATTTCTAGTTCTTCTAGAGTTAAATCCTCATCTACTGGTTTTAACTCTTCAAACTCGCTATCGGTTTTAATCGCGGGAATATTTACGACTTCTATTTCCTGAGGAAACGGAAAGTCTTCAATAACTTGACCTCCATTAATCAAACATACTTGAAACTCAGGAATTAAGCCCTTAATAATTTCGATACTGCGAATTAAATGACCTATTCCCAGAATATGTTGACAATAAAACAAAACTTTGGGCATAATTTTTCTCTAAATATCTACAGCTACTTTCGTTAAAAACAACTCTAAAATTTCTTGTCTAATCTTATCTAACCCACTAAAATCGACTTGATAGTTACTTGGAGTTGTATTAGTTAAATTGATTTTAATTTTTTGAGCGAGTCTTTCAGGGGTTAACTCTGAAAACTTGATCCCGCTTAATAAGCCCAACTTTTCTAGTTGAGCAACCCGGATAGATTGTTCAAGAGATGGATAACAACGAGGAATAGCGATCACCTTTTTCTGCAACGACAAAATTTCAGTGATAGTATTATAACCTGCCATAGAAACTATTAAATCTGCCGCACTTAAGTAATTTACCAAGTAGAGACTAAAATCCAAATAAACGATATTTTTAATTTTAGCGATTTTAGTAATCAGAGCTTCCTTAGATTTTCTAGGCATTTCTCTCCCCAGAATAATGATACTCTTTACAGAATACGAGAGAACTTCTAAACAATCTAAATAATTATCAATTAAAGGATATC
The sequence above is drawn from the Gloeocapsa sp. PCC 73106 genome and encodes:
- a CDS encoding glycosyltransferase family protein gives rise to the protein MPKVLFYCQHILGIGHLIRSIEIIKGLIPEFQVCLINGGQVIEDFPFPQEIEVVNIPAIKTDSEFEELKPVDEDLTLEELEIIRKELILNVCSSFQPDILIIELFPFGRRRFSFEIIPLIEKAKSLGSKIVSSVRDIVVTKQDQSRHEQKVCQLINRYFDLLLIHGDPNFIPLDISFSALDQLTCPVYYTGYVVQPIPSVAPRRLLEQPLILVSVGGGRFGHELLESILKTAPLLAPQIPHRFQVFTGPFCPDSMYEKLVGLALDQDNIAVNRYTPNLIHYMLQADLSISMSGYNTTMNILTTGVKAMMMAFDGNGDLEQITRITKLADLGRIKIISSDDLDPQKMAGKILNYLQETPKKLDLNLNGTENTARYIDKLFRSK